In one Sebaldella sp. S0638 genomic region, the following are encoded:
- a CDS encoding DUF368 domain-containing protein: MKALENILNGFFIGLSCAVPGVSGGTIAFLMGVYEQFIDALSNITDTKSPEFRRRFLLLMEIGTGIILGVFTAFKILAVFFETQEEILRFFFLGLILFSIPGILNKKIQKVGIKDILFGFSGLIIIWIIGLQNKSFNMLPDLSNIFYIIKLFLVSFISAGAVILPGLSVSFLLLIFGEYGNISKFIAETNIFAIFIFIFGTISGILLLSKIMDSFFKRYREETISAVVGIIIGSTVRIMPSPITMGNLFFDILFFIAGGFLVLKLSVIKN; encoded by the coding sequence ATGAAGGCTTTAGAAAATATACTAAATGGTTTCTTTATCGGTCTATCTTGTGCTGTCCCTGGCGTTTCCGGCGGCACAATAGCTTTTTTGATGGGTGTGTACGAGCAGTTCATAGATGCTTTAAGCAATATAACAGATACCAAAAGCCCTGAATTCAGGAGAAGATTTCTGCTGTTAATGGAAATTGGCACGGGAATCATTCTTGGTGTGTTTACCGCGTTCAAAATTTTAGCGGTTTTTTTTGAAACACAGGAAGAAATATTGAGATTTTTCTTTTTAGGTTTGATACTATTTTCAATACCAGGTATCTTGAATAAGAAAATACAGAAAGTCGGGATAAAAGACATTCTGTTTGGATTTTCAGGATTGATAATAATCTGGATAATAGGACTTCAAAATAAAAGTTTTAATATGCTGCCTGATTTAAGTAATATTTTTTACATAATAAAATTATTTCTGGTTTCGTTTATTTCGGCGGGGGCAGTGATTTTGCCGGGATTATCCGTAAGCTTCTTGCTGCTGATATTCGGCGAATACGGCAACATATCAAAATTTATTGCAGAAACTAATATTTTTGCGATATTTATATTCATATTCGGGACAATAAGTGGAATATTACTTTTGTCCAAAATAATGGACAGCTTTTTTAAGCGGTACAGAGAAGAAACAATTTCCGCAGTTGTGGGAATAATCATAGGGTCGACAGTACGAATAATGCCGTCGCCGATAACTATGGGAAATTTATTTTTTGATATTCTCTTTTTTATTGCAGGTGGTTTCTTGGTTTTAAAATTATCTGTAATAAAAAATTAG
- the nrdR gene encoding transcriptional regulator NrdR, which yields MKCPFCGSDNTKVVDSRNHLDGTTIKRRRECENCEKRFTTYEKIGDLSLRVEKKSGFVELYSREKVFNGIMRALEKRSVDMEKVEEILEKIERDILTKYSGLVKSSELGNMTLSYLLDLDEVAYVRFASVYKKFNSLENFLKEIEKINFESGKK from the coding sequence ATGAAATGTCCATTTTGTGGTAGCGATAATACAAAAGTAGTTGATAGTCGTAATCATCTTGATGGAACTACAATTAAGAGAAGAAGAGAATGCGAAAACTGCGAAAAAAGATTTACAACCTATGAAAAAATAGGTGATCTTTCTCTGCGTGTGGAGAAAAAAAGCGGTTTTGTGGAGCTTTATTCAAGGGAAAAAGTATTTAACGGAATAATGAGAGCCCTTGAAAAAAGATCTGTAGACATGGAGAAAGTAGAAGAGATACTTGAAAAAATAGAGCGTGATATCCTGACAAAGTACAGCGGTCTGGTAAAATCAAGCGAATTAGGGAATATGACCCTTTCTTATCTATTGGATTTAGATGAGGTAGCCTATGTAAGATTTGCATCAGTATATAAAAAGTTTAACAGCCTGGAAAATTTTTTGAAGGAAATAGAAAAAATAAATTTTGAAAGTGGGAAAAAATGA
- a CDS encoding PTS sugar transporter subunit IIA — protein MSNIKIINFLDKNMINLDLKSKTKNEVIKELMKTIQESDKVTAPERALSGLFAREELGTTGIGKGVAIPHAKTDAVTDLLVGFGISKEGINYGSMDEEPVKIFFIFLSPLDGNQEYLKILARISRLIREDKFRNSLLAADTPEKIMEIINNEES, from the coding sequence ATGAGTAATATAAAAATAATAAATTTTCTTGATAAAAATATGATAAATCTGGATTTGAAATCAAAAACAAAAAACGAAGTAATAAAAGAATTAATGAAAACAATACAGGAATCTGATAAAGTAACTGCACCTGAACGTGCATTAAGCGGTCTTTTTGCAAGAGAAGAATTAGGAACAACAGGGATAGGAAAAGGCGTAGCGATACCCCATGCTAAGACTGATGCTGTTACAGACCTTCTTGTAGGTTTTGGTATTTCCAAAGAGGGAATAAATTATGGATCTATGGATGAGGAACCTGTAAAAATATTCTTTATATTCCTTTCACCGCTTGACGGCAATCAGGAATATCTGAAAATTTTAGCAAGAATATCAAGATTAATAAGAGAAGATAAGTTCAGAAACAGTCTTTTAGCAGCGGATACACCAGAAAAAATCATGGAAATAATAAATAACGAAGAAAGTTAA
- the recO gene encoding DNA repair protein RecO: MDILKTEGIVIKKTNAKEADLILKVFTKEYGKIDIYINGIRKSKRREKLAVELMSVTDFLIYEKNANYSSNSFTLTAFFPKIQLSFLKLKYSYYLLHLIDKIYEYNSEDLEFYNKITGLFEYINVLSEDEKKTEILLSYLILYLLKDIILTQGIFEHENILNFAEKDSREKLENILNNPAKEVINSGSYTIDEITEMIVSLEKYINYNLNRNLKYNFFV, from the coding sequence ATGGATATATTAAAAACAGAAGGAATTGTAATAAAAAAGACAAATGCCAAAGAAGCAGATCTTATACTGAAAGTGTTTACAAAAGAATACGGAAAAATAGATATTTATATAAACGGAATAAGGAAATCAAAGAGGAGAGAGAAACTGGCTGTAGAATTAATGTCTGTAACGGATTTTTTGATTTATGAAAAGAATGCAAATTATTCTTCAAATTCATTTACACTTACGGCTTTTTTCCCAAAAATACAGCTCAGTTTTCTCAAACTGAAATATTCTTATTATCTGCTTCATCTTATAGATAAGATTTATGAGTATAATTCTGAGGATTTAGAGTTTTACAATAAGATTACAGGTTTATTTGAATATATAAATGTACTTTCCGAAGACGAGAAAAAGACTGAAATCCTTCTCAGTTATCTGATACTCTATCTTTTAAAGGATATTATACTTACACAGGGAATATTTGAGCATGAAAATATTCTAAACTTTGCTGAAAAAGACAGCAGGGAGAAACTGGAAAATATACTGAATAATCCTGCTAAAGAGGTAATAAACAGCGGATCATACACAATAGATGAAATAACAGAAATGATAGTTTCTCTGGAAAAATATATAAATTATAATTTAAACAGGAATTTGAAATATAATTTTTTTGTTTAG
- the mreC gene encoding rod shape-determining protein MreC: MKNFRIKKSVLFIILLVIFLIFKGQNILRLGDSAREFVNFKLVKVKSKVYVYSEYIKSSFNDMLYVKRFINKSKEDNLDLQILRLKLIELEQEKAENIRLRELLELTPKEGVKYIISEVILLESVNANEKIYINKGTDQGLDVDMPVLSQGVLIGRIVKADDNYSEVMLLTSKKSKVSVLIDGQETGILRGTGTDKLIVENYNGDVDGAERKQLKITTSGISDIFPKDIYIGTYNVVNPMALKKTKEISTKPSFNVYNLREVIVYKVDQNRLLHEEIKEQEKEEAKAQTLQNNN; this comes from the coding sequence GTGAAAAATTTTCGAATAAAAAAAAGTGTTCTTTTTATTATTTTGTTAGTTATATTTCTCATTTTCAAGGGTCAGAACATACTTAGACTGGGAGACAGCGCAAGGGAATTTGTTAATTTCAAGCTGGTTAAGGTAAAATCCAAGGTTTATGTATATTCTGAATATATAAAAAGCAGCTTTAATGATATGTTATATGTAAAAAGGTTTATTAATAAGTCCAAAGAAGACAACCTGGATCTGCAGATTCTCAGACTAAAACTTATAGAACTCGAGCAGGAAAAAGCTGAGAATATAAGACTGCGGGAACTGTTGGAGCTGACACCGAAAGAAGGCGTAAAGTATATAATCTCTGAAGTAATACTTCTGGAAAGTGTCAATGCAAACGAAAAAATATATATAAATAAAGGTACTGATCAGGGACTTGATGTGGATATGCCCGTATTAAGCCAGGGAGTACTTATAGGAAGAATAGTCAAAGCAGATGATAATTATTCTGAAGTAATGCTTCTCACGAGTAAGAAGTCAAAAGTGAGTGTGCTGATAGACGGACAGGAAACTGGAATTCTAAGAGGTACCGGAACTGACAAGCTTATTGTGGAAAATTATAACGGTGATGTAGACGGAGCAGAAAGAAAACAGCTCAAAATTACAACATCGGGAATAAGCGATATTTTTCCGAAAGATATTTATATAGGGACATATAATGTAGTTAATCCGATGGCCTTGAAAAAGACAAAGGAAATAAGTACAAAGCCGTCATTTAATGTTTATAACCTGAGAGAAGTGATAGTATACAAGGTAGACCAGAACAGACTCCTGCATGAAGAGATAAAAGAGCAGGAAAAAGAAGAAGCAAAGGCACAGACTCTGCAAAATAATAATTAA
- the hydF gene encoding [FeFe] hydrogenase H-cluster maturation GTPase HydF, producing MSLHKTPSSNRLHIAIFGKRNMGKSSLINAVTGQNLAIVSEFAGTTTDPVYKAMEILPIGPVTLIDTAGIDDEGRLGKLRVEKTLTIIRKTDIALIIIDSDGLSDFDNSVIELLNKSKIPFIIVINKIDLSGNAEKTILDLKSKNYHYLEVSAKNKTNIDKLKEMIIKYSPKEFEQPGILTDLIQPGDHIVLVIPIDTGMPKGRLILPQVQVMRDILDNNAVFTACKVEELDNVLKNFVKKPKLVITDSQAFEEVSAIVPEDIDLTSFSILFARYKGDLPKLIEGVKALKNLKDNDKVLIAEACTHHQQCDDIGTVKIPRWIKQHINENIHFDFCNGRDYPANLKEYKAVIHCGGCMINRKEMLTRIDISYEQGVPIVNYGLTIAFVNGILDRAVKSFKDAFDIWIR from the coding sequence ATGAGCTTACATAAAACTCCCAGTTCAAACAGACTTCATATAGCTATTTTCGGAAAAAGAAATATGGGAAAGTCTTCACTTATAAATGCAGTTACAGGACAAAATCTTGCTATTGTTTCTGAATTTGCAGGCACTACTACGGATCCTGTCTACAAAGCGATGGAAATACTCCCTATAGGACCGGTTACCCTTATTGATACAGCCGGAATAGATGATGAAGGAAGGCTCGGAAAATTACGGGTGGAAAAAACACTGACTATTATCAGAAAAACTGATATTGCTCTTATCATCATAGATTCTGACGGTCTGAGTGATTTTGACAATTCAGTAATAGAACTTTTGAATAAATCCAAAATTCCTTTTATTATTGTTATTAATAAAATCGATTTATCAGGTAATGCCGAAAAAACAATACTCGATCTCAAAAGCAAAAATTATCATTATCTGGAAGTATCTGCCAAAAATAAAACAAATATTGATAAATTGAAAGAAATGATAATAAAATATTCCCCGAAAGAATTCGAGCAGCCGGGAATACTTACAGACCTTATTCAGCCCGGTGACCACATTGTCCTTGTGATTCCCATAGATACGGGAATGCCTAAAGGAAGGCTTATACTGCCTCAGGTACAGGTCATGAGGGATATTCTTGATAATAATGCCGTGTTTACAGCATGCAAAGTGGAAGAACTGGATAATGTGCTGAAGAACTTTGTAAAAAAGCCAAAGCTTGTTATTACTGATTCACAGGCTTTTGAGGAAGTATCTGCCATTGTTCCTGAAGATATTGATCTTACATCATTTTCTATTTTGTTTGCGAGATATAAAGGTGATCTTCCAAAGCTTATTGAAGGGGTAAAGGCTCTGAAAAACCTGAAAGACAACGATAAAGTCCTTATTGCCGAGGCCTGTACGCACCATCAGCAGTGTGATGATATAGGAACCGTGAAGATTCCTCGCTGGATAAAACAGCATATTAACGAAAACATACATTTTGACTTCTGCAACGGACGCGACTATCCCGCTAATCTGAAGGAATATAAGGCTGTTATACACTGCGGCGGATGTATGATTAACAGAAAAGAAATGCTTACAAGGATAGATATCAGTTACGAACAGGGAGTTCCTATAGTAAATTACGGTCTGACAATTGCTTTTGTTAACGGAATTCTCGACAGAGCTGTAAAGTCTTTTAAGGATGCTTTTGATATCTGGATAAGATAA